The Sorangiineae bacterium MSr11367 genome window below encodes:
- the corA gene encoding magnesium/cobalt transporter CorA: MHAFFVDGEAVSETSSIDEVRKLRADGRMLWIDLGESDRTTDRAAVDEMLTADFGLHPLVLEDIWEDRALPKIEDFEAYLYVLVHGVRIRSAKDVHSELELLEVDIVIGQSWVITHHHGAECIGQVRQSLLRSPKSLKKGPAWVLHGVLDHLVDDYMPVLDALDAQLDKLDEAVVHHAGTPTGHRILSRLLSLKRTLQGLRRICVQQREILLRLSRGEFDEVPQQAMPFFRDVYDHFAHVTDLTDSHRELAGNAIESYLSMQSNRMNEVMKTLTMMSTVMLPLTFVAGVYGMNFEHMPELKWQYGYAFAVASMAAVAIGIVLWFRHKKWL, translated from the coding sequence ATGCATGCATTCTTCGTCGACGGGGAGGCCGTGTCGGAAACGTCGAGCATCGACGAGGTGCGGAAGCTTCGCGCCGACGGACGGATGCTCTGGATCGATCTCGGCGAGAGCGACCGAACGACGGATCGCGCGGCCGTGGACGAGATGCTCACGGCCGATTTCGGTCTGCATCCACTGGTCCTCGAGGACATCTGGGAGGATCGCGCGCTGCCGAAGATCGAGGACTTCGAGGCCTACCTCTACGTCCTCGTTCACGGCGTGCGCATTCGCTCCGCCAAAGACGTGCACTCGGAGCTCGAGTTGCTCGAGGTCGACATCGTCATCGGGCAATCGTGGGTCATCACGCATCATCACGGCGCGGAGTGCATCGGGCAGGTGCGCCAGAGCCTCCTGCGCTCGCCGAAGAGCCTGAAAAAAGGCCCCGCGTGGGTGCTGCACGGAGTGCTCGATCATTTGGTCGACGACTACATGCCCGTCCTCGATGCCCTCGATGCGCAGCTCGACAAACTCGACGAGGCGGTCGTCCACCACGCGGGCACGCCCACCGGGCATCGCATCCTGTCGCGGTTGCTCTCGCTCAAGCGCACCTTGCAGGGCCTGCGGCGCATCTGCGTGCAGCAGCGCGAAATCCTGCTGCGCCTATCGCGCGGTGAATTCGACGAGGTGCCGCAGCAGGCGATGCCGTTCTTCCGCGACGTGTACGACCACTTCGCGCACGTGACCGATTTGACCGACAGCCACCGTGAATTGGCCGGCAACGCCATCGAGTCCTATTTGAGCATGCAGTCGAACCGCATGAACGAGGTCATGAAGACCTTGACCATGATGTCGACGGTCATGCTGCCCCTCACGTTCGTGGCCGGCGTCTACGGCATGAACTTCGAGCACATGCCCGAGTTGAAATGGCAATACGGCTACGCATTTGCCGTTGCCAGCATGGCCGCCGTGGCCATCGGCATCGTGCTCTGGTTCCGCCACAAGAAGTGGTTGTAG
- a CDS encoding methyltransferase domain-containing protein, with the protein MNDELPPSIKAAAGTGASASEALGDGIEVALEDDSLPTPIAPPVRAAASGARAKLRDVDEDAPASRRVRPRMTLRIPDDEVARPLSAPPPEPSPPSKPEIAPPRLEPPPPPPPRRTLETDSQRPPPPVVPRSEIPPAPTSVPRVEIAPQRIITINAPQRADLLAGVVPSGRIIARDGRPPSSTPPDTEPLPSSEIAAELTLDDEVEPIAEDFAPTPRDASAIASLPTISLGGAPESARRGPPSSVPSPPPPPSPPLPVIVMDEPPRAMRGNMVTIPDSDGAVDIPVVEDEEFARPSAPELLPDDLVSVESEPSMERARPRIPPPAPPVPPPGSNPAPTMTPIVSLDPPMVDSGRSAPTGALAPPVPPSSGPVAPPASPPVPATTVKPSHPPPSGNSPPPVPVIPNRGMSSTPDLDERGIASVPFVIGPAQSELAPPPLNDASVLQRKRSRPWWEELFNDDFIRTMAKLTDAQIAAEADFIEDSLAVAKGAMVLDLACGTGRHAIELTRRGYQVVGYDLSLSMLARAADEAQDRNQKLNFVQGDMREMTFEETFDGIYSWNTSFGYFDEDRNAQVISRVHRALRKGGQFLLDVVNRDFIGRQAPSLAWFEGEGCVCMDEMTIDWITSRMRIKRTMMMDDGRSKEIEYSIRIYSLHELGKMLHDHGFRVAEVSGRIATPGVFFGTDSPRTLILAEKRG; encoded by the coding sequence GTGAACGACGAACTTCCCCCCTCGATCAAGGCTGCTGCCGGCACCGGTGCGAGTGCATCGGAGGCGCTTGGCGACGGCATCGAAGTGGCGTTGGAGGACGATTCTTTGCCCACGCCGATCGCCCCGCCCGTGCGCGCTGCCGCTTCGGGTGCGAGGGCGAAGTTGCGCGATGTGGACGAGGATGCGCCGGCGAGTCGCCGGGTGCGTCCGCGCATGACGCTCCGCATCCCCGACGATGAGGTGGCGCGCCCGCTGAGCGCACCGCCGCCGGAGCCGAGCCCTCCTTCGAAGCCCGAGATCGCACCGCCTCGGCTCGAGCCGCCGCCTCCGCCGCCTCCGCGCCGCACGCTGGAGACGGATTCGCAGCGTCCACCTCCGCCGGTCGTCCCGCGAAGCGAGATCCCGCCGGCGCCGACCTCGGTGCCGCGGGTCGAAATCGCGCCCCAGCGCATCATCACCATCAATGCGCCGCAGCGCGCGGATCTGCTGGCCGGCGTCGTGCCGTCGGGGAGGATCATCGCGCGCGATGGTCGCCCTCCGTCGTCCACCCCGCCCGATACCGAACCGCTTCCGTCGAGCGAAATCGCCGCCGAGCTCACGTTGGACGACGAGGTGGAGCCCATCGCCGAGGACTTCGCGCCCACGCCGCGCGATGCGTCTGCGATCGCTTCGCTGCCGACCATCTCGTTGGGCGGCGCCCCGGAGAGTGCCCGGCGTGGGCCACCGTCGAGCGTTCCCTCGCCGCCGCCACCTCCTTCGCCGCCGCTCCCGGTCATCGTCATGGACGAGCCGCCCCGTGCCATGCGGGGCAACATGGTCACCATCCCGGACAGCGACGGCGCCGTGGACATCCCCGTCGTCGAGGACGAGGAGTTCGCGCGCCCGTCGGCACCGGAGCTCTTGCCCGATGATCTGGTGAGCGTCGAGTCGGAGCCCAGCATGGAGAGGGCGCGTCCACGCATCCCTCCGCCGGCGCCGCCGGTTCCGCCGCCGGGGTCGAACCCCGCGCCGACCATGACGCCCATCGTTTCGCTGGATCCTCCCATGGTGGACAGCGGCCGATCGGCTCCGACAGGTGCCTTGGCGCCGCCGGTTCCTCCGTCCTCGGGCCCCGTGGCACCGCCCGCCTCGCCGCCGGTTCCCGCGACGACGGTAAAGCCATCGCATCCGCCGCCGTCGGGGAACTCGCCGCCGCCCGTTCCGGTCATCCCGAACCGCGGCATGTCGTCGACCCCCGACCTCGACGAGCGCGGCATCGCCTCCGTCCCCTTCGTCATCGGCCCCGCGCAGAGCGAGCTCGCGCCGCCCCCGCTCAACGATGCCTCGGTGCTGCAGCGCAAGCGCTCGCGCCCGTGGTGGGAAGAGCTCTTCAACGACGACTTCATCCGCACCATGGCCAAGCTGACCGACGCGCAAATCGCGGCGGAGGCCGACTTCATCGAGGACAGCCTGGCCGTCGCCAAGGGCGCGATGGTGCTCGACCTGGCCTGTGGAACGGGCCGCCATGCCATCGAGCTCACCCGCCGCGGCTACCAGGTCGTGGGCTACGACTTGAGCCTGTCGATGCTCGCCCGCGCCGCCGACGAGGCGCAGGATCGAAACCAGAAGCTTAACTTCGTGCAAGGTGACATGCGCGAGATGACCTTCGAAGAGACCTTCGACGGCATCTATTCGTGGAACACCAGCTTCGGCTACTTCGACGAAGACCGGAACGCGCAAGTCATCTCGCGCGTGCACCGCGCCCTGCGAAAGGGCGGGCAATTCCTGCTCGACGTGGTCAACCGCGACTTCATCGGCCGCCAAGCACCGTCGCTCGCCTGGTTCGAGGGCGAAGGTTGCGTGTGCATGGATGAGATGACCATCGACTGGATCACCAGCCGCATGCGCATCAAGCGCACCATGATGATGGATGACGGTCGCTCGAAAGAAATCGAGTACTCGATCCGCATCTACTCGCTGCACGAGCTCGGAAAGATGCTGCACGACCACGGCTTCCGTGTCGCCGAGGTGAGCGGCCGCATCGCCACCCCGGGCGTCTTCTTCGGCACCGATTCCCCGCGCACGCTCATCCTGGCCGAAAAGCGGGGTTAG
- the asd gene encoding archaetidylserine decarboxylase (Phosphatidylserine decarboxylase is synthesized as a single chain precursor. Generation of the pyruvoyl active site from a Ser is coupled to cleavage of a Gly-Ser bond between the larger (beta) and smaller (alpha chains). It is an integral membrane protein.) — translation MMSALTFATAQLLRVLPRAGISRVMGKLAEHSWSSPVGRAVVGLYSQAYGITLDECTKTDGWSSFDEFFTRTLRDGARPIDPDPRTVVSPADGRLDSIARVDPGRRYLVKGRPYSVDELVGDADEAKRFAGGGGCVVYLSPRDYHRVHAPVGGVIREIRSLPGDYYPVNAIGMKHVPNLFVRNRRVAIAIDTPPETGLGRVTVVMVVAIVVGRITVTGIDAKDVPLGVHTFDPPLEVKKGDELGIFHLGSTVVMFLEPSAFGFVAKEGPILYGQSLSHGSLSPENGATDGVPAIRE, via the coding sequence ATGATGAGTGCACTCACCTTCGCCACCGCACAGCTTCTGCGAGTCCTACCGCGCGCTGGAATCAGCCGCGTGATGGGAAAGCTCGCAGAGCATAGCTGGTCCTCCCCCGTCGGCCGCGCCGTGGTTGGCCTGTATTCGCAGGCGTACGGCATCACGCTCGACGAATGCACGAAGACCGACGGCTGGTCCTCGTTCGACGAGTTTTTCACCCGCACCCTGCGCGACGGTGCTCGTCCGATCGACCCCGATCCGCGCACGGTGGTCAGCCCGGCCGACGGCCGGCTCGACTCCATCGCGCGCGTCGATCCCGGGCGGCGCTACCTCGTCAAAGGGCGTCCCTACAGCGTGGATGAGCTGGTGGGCGATGCCGACGAGGCCAAGCGTTTCGCGGGTGGCGGCGGATGTGTCGTCTATCTCTCTCCGCGCGACTACCACCGCGTGCACGCGCCCGTGGGCGGTGTCATCCGCGAGATCCGTTCACTGCCGGGCGATTATTACCCCGTAAACGCGATCGGCATGAAGCATGTGCCGAACCTGTTCGTCCGCAACCGCCGCGTGGCCATCGCCATCGACACCCCGCCCGAGACGGGGCTGGGCCGTGTGACGGTCGTGATGGTGGTCGCCATCGTCGTGGGCCGCATCACGGTCACGGGCATCGATGCGAAAGACGTTCCGCTGGGCGTTCACACGTTCGACCCACCGCTCGAGGTGAAGAAAGGTGACGAACTCGGTATTTTCCACCTGGGGTCGACGGTCGTGATGTTTTTGGAGCCTTCCGCATTTGGCTTCGTCGCCAAGGAAGGCCCGATACTCTATGGCCAGAGCTTGTCTCACGGGTCCTTGTCGCCCGAGAACGGCGCGACAGACGGCGTGCCGGCCATAAGGGAGTGA